One region of Trichoderma breve strain T069 chromosome 7 map unlocalized scaffold00007, whole genome shotgun sequence genomic DNA includes:
- a CDS encoding alpha galactosidase A domain-containing protein: MGPRSINSGGKPSVWAGLALLVSGARAIAMPDGHTGKVPSLGWNSWNAYHCDIDESKFLSAAELIVSSGLLDAGYEYVNIDDCWSMKDGRVDGHIAPNTTRFPDGIDGLAQKVHALGLKLGIYSTAGTDTCAGYPASLGYEDVDAADFANWGVDYLKYDNCNVPSDWQDEYVACIPDASTSGPNGTCTTANTPNLAPPGYDWSTSKSAQRFGAMRDALAKQSHEIVLSLCIWGTADVFSWGNSTGINWRMSGDISPDWGSVTHILNLNSFKMNSIGFWGHNDADMLEVGNGDLTVAETRTHFALWAAMKSPLLIGTDLSQLSQDNINLLKNKHLLAFNQDKVYGRPATPYKWGINPDWTYNSTYPAEFWAGPSTKGHLVLMVNTLDKTVTKEAKWHEIPGLSAGHYEVRDVWSDKNLGCLSSYKAAVAAHDTAVILVGKKCRKW, encoded by the exons ATGGGACCTCGCTCAATCAACAGCGGCGGAAAGCCTTCCGTCTGGGCTGGCCTTGCGCTCCTTGTCTCTGGTGCACGCGCAATTGCGATGCCCGATGGACACACT GGAAAAGTTCCAAGTTTGGGATGGAATTCGTGGAATGCGTATCACTGCGACATTGACGAAAGCAAATTCCTGTCAGCCGCCGAACTGATTGTGAGCTCTGGCCTTCTTGACGCAGGATACGAATATGTCAACA TCGATGATTGTTGGTCGATGAAGGATGGGCGGGTTGACGGCCATATTGCTCCTAATACCACTCGTTTCCCTGATGGTATCGATGGATTGGCCCAAAAAGTCCACGCTCTGGGCTTGAAATTGGGTATTTACAGTA CTGCTGGAACTGACACTTGCGCTGGCTACCCAGCAAGTCTCGGATACGAGGATGTCGATGCTGCCGACTTTGCCAACTGGGGAGTTGATT ATCTGAAATA TGATAACTGCAACGTTCCCTCAGACTGGCAAGATGAATACGTTGCCTGCATCCCAGACGCTTCCACGTCTGGTCCCAATGGCACCTGCACCACCGCCAACACGCCGAACCTCGCTCCTCCAGGATACGACTGGAGTACGTCCAAATCAGCCCAGCGCTTCGGAGCCATGCGGGACGCCCTGGCTAAGCAGAGCCACGAGATTGTGCTGAGCCTGTGTATCTGGGGCACAGCCGACGTCTTCTCCTGGGGCAACTCGACGGGCATCAACTGGCGCATGAGCGGCGACATTTCTCCCGACTGGGGCTCTGTCACGCACATCCTCAACTTGAACTCGTTCAAGATGAACTCCATCGGCTTCTGGGGCCACAACGACGCAGACATGCTCGAGGTTGGCAACGGCGACTTGACCGTCGCCGAGACACGCACGCACTTTGCCTTGTGGGCAGCCATGAAGTCACCGCTTCTCATCGGAACGGATCTCTCTCAGCTGTCGCAGGATAACATCAACTTGTTGAAGAACAAGCACTTGCTGGCGTTCAACCAGGATAAGGTCTACGGTCGCCCggctactccgtacaaatGGGGAATCAACCCTGACTGGACGTACAACTCTACGTATCCTGCCGAGTTTTGGGCTGGTCCATCGACCAAGGGGCAtctggtgctgatggtgaaTACTTTGGATAAGACAGTTACAAAGGAGGCCAAGTGGCATGAGATTCCGGGCTTGTCCGCCGGACACTACGAAGTGCGAGATGTGTGGAGTGACAAGAACCTTGGCTGTCTTAGTTCATACAAggcggctgttgctgcccaCGACACTGCTGTTATATTGGTTGGGAAGAAGTGCAGGAAATGGTAG
- a CDS encoding fusaric acid resistance protein-like domain-containing protein produces MAANSSPDPESFTPPAHIQSNSDVENDPQSLSSPTSTRLRFLAQTPPLKTTTTSAAQSEYGSRRSSYIIPIDQILPEDHIDPDTFGVAEERDGFFDALFLKHTPLMPQGFVERSRASLPAAFDEESPLAANRFIPRQIQGVKSVLRRVATTRTGIRLLRSFTAYFAAYILCLIPAVRRWLGPIHYMIAVSVILNHPARTLGAQVEGTIFTTIGTAAGIGWGVTGLLLSTSTSAASNGYGGILALFLALFMAVIAWIRSFYARFYQMVVCAGVAIIFTVLSQTQGHIIVWEKLRNYAVPWLFGQAIALLVNSTIFPDAGARPLALIFHNSFSLMLEAIVIPRPRDTRFRRSLVRAFVDLSAANREMRSSLTITRFKPDDVRDLRNIMQAVIRALLAMETESALFTEKTPGVLKEADVTRTVIRKLAKPTKEILACMNLGLQASQAALMDLSGYRQYLGPPMAVSSDIAPVQIRMRTAKAIFDAVESELLESGQLPSSSMNDSAIVQLFIFARHLRETATTIESLMGKVYNMQQCSNWPRPHLPSYPLHKAVHCVNPQVTHDRGGATAGSYHVTFLQIAHALESIKCREYKPLEKYEDDISETELHAELTHLTDPGAPPDLGTKKNSVSYKIWQVLHLLQGYESRYAFKTVLVTSLLAIPSYLSWDKVWWDEYEAWWAVTMSWLLIHARVGGNVQDLIARAVLAILGAVWAGISHAAGDGNPYVVAVFAAIFMIPMLYRFTLSSHPRSGLVGCLSFTVISLQLQAGNLPSSAALTTVYRGVVFLVGTTAPIVVNWCLWPFIARHELRKSLSSMLFFLSIIYRNVVAKYIYFEEGKEPTPEDIVNSEILEGRIREGFVRIRQLLVMTRHEVRLRSPFNPLPYSGLADSCERFFDYLIAVRQSAVFYNPDYIRDDPVAAQRLLGFRRDAVASILANLYIFAGALRADRKVPRYLPSAAAARRKLLLETAAVEDEMAQHSHESDVRWHKKWSDIYSYSYNESLTGCVAQLEELERFTKFIVGEQGFDEECKLGQHYEDDTEEEEVEEEEQEDHEHDQDEDNDDQHSRRTE; encoded by the exons ATGGCCGCCAATAGCTCACCAGACCCCGAAAGCTTCACTCCACCGGCTCATATCCAGAGCAATAGCGATGTCGAAAATGATCCTCAGTCGCTATCCAGTCCTACATCCACCAGGCTACGCTTCCTTGCCCAAACTCCACCGCTCAAGACAACAACCACCTCAGCAGCACAGTCCGAATACGGCAGCAGACGCAGCTCTTACATCATCCCGATAGACCAGATTCTCCCCGAAGATCATATCGATCCGGACACGTTTGGCGTGGCCGAGGAGCGagatggcttctttgacgCATTATTCCTTAAGCACACGCCGTTGATGCCGCAAGGCTTTGTAGAACGATCTAGGGCATCGTTGCCCGCTGCTTTCGACGAAGAGTCGCCATTGGCGGCTAATCGGTTTATTCCAAGACAGATTCAAGGGGTTAAATCGGTGCTCCGACGTGTCGCCACAACTCGAACCGGCATTCGTCTCCTCAGATCCTTTACCGCCTATTTCGCAGCGTACATTCTGTGCTTGATACCGGCTGTCCGAAGATGGCTTGGTCCAATTCACTATATGATTGCCGTCTCAGTCATCTTGAACCACCCAGCAAGGACTTTGGGTGCGCAGGTTGAAGGCACCATCTTTACCACTATTGGGACAGCAGCCGGGATTGGATGGGGAGTTACCGGCCTCTTACTATCGACATCGACCTCTGCCGCCAGCAATGGCTATGGGGGTATTCTGGCCTTATTCTTGGCTCTATTCATGGCAGTCATAGCATGGATACGGTCATTTTATGCGAGATTCTACCAGATGGTCGTGTGTGCAGGCGTAGCAATCATCTTCACTGTCTTATCTCAGACTCAAGGACACATTATTGTGtgggagaagctgagaaatTATGCTGTTCCTTGGCTCTTTGGTCAGGCCATCGCACTGCTGGTAAACAGTACCATCTTCCCTGACGCTGGTGCAAGACCGCTTGCTCTTATTTTCCACAATTCCTTTTCCCTCATGCTG GAGGCAATTGTGATTCCACGTCCGCGAGACACCAGATTCAGGCGCAGTCTTGTTCGCGCGTTTGTAGACCTGTCTGCTGCCAACCGTGAGATGCGGTCCAGCCTCACCATTACCCGATTCAAGCCAGACGATGTCAGAGACTTGCGAAACATCATGCAAGCCGTTATCCGCGCGCTGCTGGCCATGGAAACTGAGAGCGCCCTCTTCA CGGAAAAGACTCCTGGTGTATTGAAAGAGGCAGATGTAACGCGTACAGTGATTCGGAAACTGGCAAAGCCTACCAAAGAGATTCTGGCTTGCATGAACCTAGGGCTGCAGGCAAGCCAAGCTGCGTTGATGGACCTCTCTGGCTACCGACAATATCTCGGCCCTCCAATGGCCGTTTCATCTGACATTGCCCCCGTCCAAATTCGAATGAGGACTGCCAAAGCCATCTTCGATGCCGTCGAGTCAGAACTCCTTGAATCGGGCCAGCTaccctcatcatcaatgaACGATTCGGCCATCGTCCAACTATTCATCTTTGCCAGACATCTTCGCGAAACCGCAACCACAATCGAAAGCCTCATGGGCAAAGTATACAACATGCAACAATGCTCCAACTGGCCACGGCCTCACCTACCGTCATATCCACTCCACAAAGCCGTCCACTGCGTCAACCCTCAAGTTACCCATGACAGAGGCGGAGCCACAGCCGGATCATACCATGTCACGTTCCTTCAAATTGCTCATGCTCTAGAATCAATCAAGTGTCGAGAATACAAACCTTTGGAGAAATACGAAGACGACATCTCTGAGACAGAATTACACGCCGAACTGACGCATCTCACGGATCCTGGTGCGCCGCCCGATCTAGGGACCAAGAAAAACAGCGTGAGCTACAAAATCTGGCAGGTATTGCACCTTTTACAAGGCTATGAGAGCCGATACGCCTTCAAAACCGTCTTGGTCACGTCTCTTCTTGCAATTCCCTCTTATCTCAGCTGGGACAAGGTTTGGTGGGATGAATACGAAGCTTGGTGGGCCGTTACCATGAGCTGGCTGCTTATTCACGCCCGTGTAGGCGGCAATGTACAGGACCTGATTGCTAGAGCTGTCCTGGCTATATTAGGTGCCGTATGGGCAGGGATTTCACATGCCGCGGGAGATGGAAATCCCTACGTGGTTGCAGTATTTGCAGCTATTTTCATGATACCCATGCTCTATCGATTTACGCTGAGCTCCCATCCG AGATCTGGACTCGTTGGTTGCTTGTCTTTCACAGTCATTTcactccagctccaggccgGCAATCTCCCTTCCTCAGCAGCTCTAACCACCGTCTACCGAGGCGTCGTGTTCCTCGTTGGCACAACTGCACCCATCGTGGTCAACTGGTGTCTATGGCCATTTATCGCAAGACACGAGCTCAGGAAATCACTCTCTTcaatgctcttcttcctgagCATCATTTACCGAA ACGTCGTTGCAAAATACATTTACTtcgaagaaggcaaagagccCACCCCAGAAGACATCGTCAACTCCGAAATCCTCGAAGGCCGCATCAGAGAAGGCTTTGTACGAATCAGACAGCTCCTC GTCATGACCCGTCACGAAGTCCGCCTCCGCAGCCCCTTCAACCCCCTCCCATACTCCGGCCTAGCAGACTCCTGCGAACGCTTCTTCGACTACCTCATCGCCGTGCGCCAATCCGCCGTCTTCTACAACCCAGACTACATCCGCGACGACCCCGTCGCCGCACAGCGCCTCCTCGGCTTCAGGAGAGATGCCGTAGCCTCCATCTTAGCTAACCTGTACATTTTCGCCGGAGCTCTCAGGGCGGACCGAAAAGTCCCA CGCTACCTCCccagcgccgccgcagcaagaagaaaactccTCCTAGAAACCGCCGCCGTGGAAGACGAAATGGCGCAGCACAGCCACGAGAGCGACGTCCGATGGCACAAGAAGTGGAGCGACATATACAGCTACTCGTACAACGAGAGTCTCACAGGCTGCGTGGCCCAACTGGAAGAACTAGAGAGGTTCACCAAGTTCATCGTCGGCGAGCAAGG GTTTGATGAGGAGTGTAAGTTAGGACAGCATTACGAGGATGAcaccgaagaggaggaagtagaagaggaagaacaagaagaccaCGAACACgaccaagatgaagacaatgaTGATCAACACTCAAGACGGACGGAATAA
- a CDS encoding DNA replication factor dna2 domain-containing protein yields MPLQKSYSERIGLPRQRSPWQRSHSHPNNLQAPNSKNLIPISDVTKKKLNKFLYQDSKDGSAAKQGVEARGRGTTSASNSETPSNLKMIGNSATPVTRLNWSDLLEPCSQAEEDTSTSPSEKLLWNNKQDPNAFATISPMMPRKGRKRARSSSPISSPPTERIATPTVNVKKLAKALKGPHPDPTLELWDRYSLNGPEGQSAITGVTNPILAQLMVSSSPRPSKNQAAQVEQGDLRRAASCGFNWTKRRRVEKSKSGSQSSTGQRELEAASKSSLVTALLDSVTSSIHDQTPDEDADIGAMDSPSLKKRQTAPQKNNSPSRNARRRLPSPTVSDYGDDDDLDDELLMLEETLLASQASQTIRASQVAESTTKGDGSTERAEKQDRRGLEKKPALDEFDDFDDDIFDGADDLLGGLETQTPVPARRTQRAMKTSPQKKPPKKQVDLDDEFDDVFDGDVDFEAVEYAATQAVQQRNSASTANKKKIKTIQRYLVTSVLDGEYVDQYNRTCPEKILLIQADGSKSSRTVQLRGSWFDTPAHPDSYVHVIGEFSLKGQCIVDDAQNLLILHPDQLVSATVVADSFGCMRRAVLQDRVKATSEASPPLVYGTMLHEIFQAALLANNFDLPFLSQLIDKNIEKHIEDLYTIKVGIAAAKEHLQSKMTELSYWARSFVASQPQTDAIVEGRNGDRATIAVRKLLDVEEHVWSPMYGLKGNIDATVEVAMLDGKQSQVLTVPFEVKTGKHANSNHMAQTALYTLLLSDRYDIDIAYGILYYMETSKTMRIPAIRHELRHMVMQRNQLACYIRERSVQLPPMLKSKHMCGKCYAKTSCFIYHRLADDGNGESSGMNEKFDEVIKHLTPKHQDFFIKWENLLTKEEKEGQKTKRELWTMTSAEREKKSRCFSDVIIEEGSALVDEDNPRINRYHYTFIKREPPPNFTFIGSELTVGEPVVVSDEEGHYALAIGYITSVRKQRISVAVDRRLHNARIRQPGFDEVSNQVFASIMEVAPEGASIDQSQGKIKEAPIRYRLDQDEFSNGMATVRNNLIQMMANDVPAAVQIRNLIVDLVPPRFKTVATQYTVTDGENLNVDQKRAIEKVMSAQDYALVLGMPGTGKTTTIAHIIKALVSQNKTVLLTSHTHTAVDNILLKLKSDKIPILRLGAPAKVHPEVQDFAHLAGQPKKTFEEIKEAWHGTPIVATTCLGINHQVFLERSFDYCIVDEASQITLPICAGPIRLARTFVLVGDHNQLPPVVKNEEARLGGLDVSLFKLLSDTHPQSVVNLEHQYRMCEDIMTLSNTLIYNGRLRCGTEALRKKKLHIPSMESLRQRHHDSTTIHRSGTTGSFCTGPVPSRCWLYDLLDAEARVRFVDTDTIRPQVREEAQGKRIINSAEGQVVSQLVESLLTVGVPATEIGVMTHYRAQLHLLKDKLKHFPGVEMHTTDRFQGRDKEVIVLSLVRSNEACNIGDLLKDWRRINVAFTRAKTKLLVVGSMGTLKGSGDENMLSKFISLMDDRNWIYHLPDNALQNHCFEDLSTQLTTQRTPRRSPKRPTRVSPTSYKDKENKRPSPRRARMGEGMLLKDKLITKDILNEMTNGAY; encoded by the exons ATGCCGCTCCAGAAGTCGTATTCTGAGCGGATTGGGCTCCCAAGA CAACGCTCACCGTGGCAGCGGTCTCACAGCCACCCAAATAACTTGCAGGCCCCAAACTCGAAGAATCTGATTCCCATCTCCGACgtgacaaagaaaaagctcaACAAGTTCCTCTACCAAGACTCCAAAGATGGGTCCGCAGCAAAACAAGGCGTAGAAGCGAGGGGCCGCGGGACAACCTCAGCCTCCAACTCGGAAACGCCCTCCAACCTGAAGATGATTGGAAACAGTGCCACTCCGGTGACTCGGCTGAACTGGAGCGACCTCCTCGAGCCATGCAgccaggccgaggaggatACCAGCACTTCTCCCAGCGAAAAGCTGCTGTGGAATAACAAACAGGATCCCAATGCATTCGCCACTATTTCGCCGATGATGCCCCGTAAAGGCAGAAAGAGAGCCAGGAGCTCTTCGCCGATCTCTTCGCCTCCCACCGAACGAATTGCCACGCCGACGGTTAATGTCAAGAAACTCGCCAAAGCGTTAAAGGGGCCTCATCCCGACCCGACTCTGGAGCTGTGGGATCGTTACTCGCTGAATGGGCCCGAGGGACAGTCTGCCATCACTGGGGTGACGAATCCCATCCTTGCCCAGTTGATGGTATCGTCATCTCCGCGACCTTCTAAAAACCAGGCTGCACAAGTGGAACAGGGGGACTTGCGCCGGGCTGCTAGCTGTGGATTCAATTGGAccaagaggaggagggttgAGAAGTCCAAGTCTGGCAGTCAGAGTAGCACTGGTCAGCGAGAGCTGGAGGCTGCGTCCAAGTCGTCTCTTGTCACAGCGTTACTGGATTCAGTCACGAGTAGTATTCACGACCAGACCCCGGACGAAGACGCCGATATTGGAGCCATGGACTCACCGTCTCTTAAGAAGAGGCAAACTGCACCCCAAAAGAACAACTCGCCGTCGAGGAATGCAAGGCGTCGATTACCAAGCCCTACCGTTTCGGACtatggcgacgatgatgatcTAGATGATGAGCTGTTAATGCTTGAAGAAACCTTGCTGGCATCCCAGGCATCCCAAACAATTCGGGCGTCTCAAGTGGCAGAGTCTACTACAAAGGGTGATGGAAGCACAGAGAGAGCAGAGAAACAAGACAGGCGGGGATTGGAGAAGAAACCGGCTTTGGATGAATTTGACGATTTTGATGACGACATATTCGACGGCGCGGATGATTTGCTGGGAGGTTTGGAGACCCAGACTCCAGTGCCAGCGAGAAGGACGCAAAGGGCAATGAAAACGTCCCCCCAAAAAAAACCCCCGAAGAAGCAAGTTGATCTGGATGACGAATTTGATGATGTATTTGACGGCGATGTCGACTTTGAAGCGGTTGAATACGCTGCGACTCAAGCGGTCCAGCAGCGAAACTCTGCCTCAACAGCT aacaagaagaaaatcaagaCTATTCAGCGATATTTAGTAACTAGTGTCTTAGACGGTGAATACGTCGATCAATACAACCGCACCTGTCCGGAAAAG ATCTTATTGATTCAAGCGGATGGCTCCAAGTCTTCACGGACTGTACAGCTGCGAGGTTCTTGGTTCGATACGCCGGCGCACCCTGATTCCTACGTCCATGTCATTGGAGAGTTTTCACTAAAAGGGCAGTGCATTGTGGACGATGCCCAAAATCTGCTCATTCTGCACCCCGATCAGCTGGTGTCCGCaactgttgttgctgattcTTTTGGCTGCATGCGGCGAGCTGTTCTCCAAGATCGAGTCAAGGCAACCAGCGAGGCTTCCCCTCCACTGGTCTACGGAACGATGCTGCACGAAATCTTCCAGGCAGCATTACTCGCCAACAACTTTGATCTCCCTTTTCTATCTCAGTTGATTGATAAGAACATTGAGAAACACATTGAGGATTTGTATACAATTAAAGTTGGCATTGCGGCTGCGAAAGAACACCTTCAATCAAAAATGACTGAGCTCAGCTATTGGGCTCGGAGTTTTGTTGCGTCTCAACCGCAG accgatgccattgtcgaggGAAGAAATGGTGATAGGGCTACTATCGCCGTTAGAAAGTTGCTTGACGTAGAAGAGCATGTCTGGTCGCCTATGTATGGACTGAAGGGAAACATTGATGCAACAGTCGAAGTCGCAATGTTGGACGGCAAGCAGAGCCAAGTGTTGACAGTACCATTCGAAGTCAAGACTGGCAAACatgccaacagcaaccaCATGGCGCAGACGGCTCTCTACACTCTCCTACTATCGGACCGTTATGACATTGATATTGCCTATGGTATTTTATACTACATGGAGACATCTAAAACGATGCGAATTCCCGCCATTAGACATGAACTTCGACACATGGTTATGCAGCGAAACCAACTAGCATGTTATATCCGAGAGCGAAGCGTCCAACTACCTCCCATGCTAAAGAGCAAGCACATGTGTGGAAAGTGCTATGCAAAGACTTCCTGTTTCATCTATCACCGGCTAGCTGATGATGGTAATGGGGAATCTAGCGGCATGAATGAGAAGTTTGACGAAGTCATCAAGCATTTAACGCCAAAACATCAAGATTTTTTCATCAAGTGGGAAAACTTGCTtacaaaggaagaaaaggaagggCAAAAGACTAAGAGGGAACTTTGGACGATGACGAGTGCTGAGCGTGAGAAAAAATCTCGGTGCTTTTCCGATGTCATCATTGAAGAAGGGTCTGCGTTGGTCGATGAGGATAACCCACGGATTAATCGATACCACTACACCTTTATCAAACGCGAGCCTCCGCCTAATTTTACGTTTATCGGATCAGAATTGACGGTTGGCGAGCCAGTTGTCGTTtcagacgaagaagggcATTATGCTCTGGCGATTGGCTACATCACTTCTGTTCGAAAGCAAAGGATAAGCGTTGCGGTCGACCGGCGATTACACAATGCGAGAATTCGACAGCCTGGATTTGACGAAGTCAGCAATCAAGTCTTCGCTAGTATTATGGAAGTTGCGCCAGAGGGCGCATCTATTGATCAGAGCCAAGGGAAAATCAAGGAGGCGCCAATCAGATACCGCCTTGATCAGGACGAGTTCAGCAATGGCATGGCCACTGTGAGAAACAACTTGATCCAGATGATGGCGAATGATGTGCCGGCCGCGGTGCAGATTCGCAACTTGATTGTGGATTTGGTTCCTCCTAGATTTAAAACAGTGGCAACGCAATACACCGTCACAGACGGGGAGAACTTGAATGTCGATCAGAAGCGAGCAATCGAAAAGGTCATGAGCGCGCAGGATTATGCGCTTGTACTAGGAATGCCTGGCACCGGCAAGACGACTACCATTGCTCATATCATCAAGGCTCTCGTTTCGCAAAACAAGACAGTGTTGCTGACATCTCATACGCACACTGCTGTTGacaacatcctcctcaagctcaagTCGGATAAAATCCCCATCCTCCGACTTGGCGCTCCTGCAAAGGTTCACCCCGAGGTTCAAGATTTTGCACATCTCGCGGGTcagccgaagaagacgttTGAGGAGATTAAGGAAGCGTGGCACGGAACACCAATTGTCGCCACGACTTGTCTGGGAATTAATCACCAAGTCTTCTTGGAGCGCTCCTTTGACTACTGCATCGTAGATGAGGCATCACAGATTACGTTGCCCATCTGCGCCGGCCCAATTCGACTGGCAAGGACGTTTGTTCTAGTAGGAGACCACAACCAGCTTCCCCCTGTGGTGAAGAATGAAGAGGCCAGGCTAGGCGGCTTGGATGTGAGTCTCTTCAAACTACTATCAGATACGCACCCGCAGTCTGTCGTCAACCTGGAGCACCAGTACCGTATGTGCGAAGATATTATGACTCTCAGCAACACCCTCATCTACAATGGCAGACTTCGCTGTGGCACGGAAGCTTtgcgcaagaagaagcttcacATTCCCAGCATGGAGTCTCTCAGACAGCGCCACCACGACTCAACAACGATACATCGCTCTGGAACAACTGGCTCGTTTTGTACCGGGCCCGTCCCTTCACGATGCTGGCTTTACGATCTCCTGGATGCTGAAGCTCGCGTTCGGTTTGTTGACACCGATACAATTCGTCCACAAGTTCGAGAAGAGGCTCAAGGCAAGCGTATCATTAACTCGGCCGAAGGACAAGTCGTTTCACAACTTGTCGAAAGCTTGCTTACTGTAGGCGTGCCAGCCACCGAGATTGGTGTCATGACACATTACCGTGCGCAGCTACACCTCCTAAAGGATAAGCTCAAGCACTTTCCTGGTGTGGAAATGCACACAACGGATCGCTTTCAGGGGCGAGACAAGGAGGTCATTGTACTGAGCCTGGTACGAAGCAACGAGGCGTGCAACATCGGAGATCTGCTCAAAGACTGGCGGCGTATCAACGTGGCGTTTACCCGTGCAAAGACGAAGCTGCTCGTTGTGGGCAGCATGGGCACCCTCAAGGGAAGCGGAGATGAGAATATGCTGAGCAAATTCATCTCGCTGATGGACGATCGTAATTGGATATATCACTTGCCGGATAACGCGCTTCAGAATCACTGTTTTGAAGATTTGAGCACACAGCTCACAACGCAGCGGACGCCCCGGAGGTCACCAAAGAGGCCAACCAGGGTGAGTCCTACTTCGTAtaaggacaaggagaataAGAGGCCGTCAccgagaagagcaaggatgGGCGAGGGGATGCTACTCAAGGACAAGCTGATTACGAAGGATATACTGAATGAAATGACGAATGGCGCATATTGA